In Xenopus laevis strain J_2021 chromosome 2S, Xenopus_laevis_v10.1, whole genome shotgun sequence, a genomic segment contains:
- the stard13.S gene encoding StAR related lipid transfer domain containing 13 S homeolog (The RefSeq protein has 4 substitutions compared to this genomic sequence) — protein MKLDVSFQRKKSEDSDEEDLCAISDKWRFQRLSRQWSRVDDIDSLFGRSERLGSSGEMKNTTSSESVLTDLSEPEICSIHSGSSGGSGCRCSYVGTSASRETFECADTMCIHDSNSMTILPPWPKDCPDGKLNGKNEKPAHTKTKTFLKCMGTLRSKGTYGKSKGLQRTGAIIISEPILQLEPDPLKTNTQLDPDPLKTMSCVGNGQVKDSAMNFTTTGILDSVSEIKACTESTSFLEEIPAPESNKRGGMYLEDIDVFTDLGTSKAGHNHNHNFHSQEDLVVHIPKDHKPGTFPKALSIESLSPIESFYGVNWRSAGISLSRQKGIRAKEPRIMSSRCSRGSRLSVYDNVPGSHLYASTGDLMDLERDDLFPHLDDVLQHINGLQQSVYHWSKDIMPDLQDDNLSVGESGTSTFHSPNPMSLDFEGNSISDGRTTPSDMERDAASLNESDTTGTRERRDSGVGASLTRTNRRLRWSSFHISHQQSGSVASLQISNQSAGQLNLLQKFSLLRLTAIMERYSLSNKHGWTWSVPKFMKRMKGPDYKDKNIFGVPLMVHVQRTGQPLPQNIQQALRFLRGHCLDQVGLFRKSGVKSRIQALRQMNETSPENVNYEDQCAYDVADMIKQFFRDLPEPLLTSKLGETFLHIYQYVPKDQRLQAVQSAIMLMSDENREVLQTLLCFLSDVTSVEENQMTPMNLAVCLAPSLFHLNLLKKDNSPRAIQKKYATGRPDQKDLNENFAATQGLAHMIMECNRLFEIPHKVIAQSSNSYEEANVHVQTMEELGKQLEEEGGNVSTYFESTIQGLQKEAKEKFKGWISLSSAENTDLAYKKVGDGNPLRLWKVSVEVEAPPSVVLNHILRERQLWDDDFLQSKVVETLDNQTEVYQYVLNCMAPHPSRDFVVLRSWRTDLPKGICALAAVSVEHDEANLIGGVRAAVLDTRFLIEPCGSGKSKLTHICRVDLKGHSPEWYNKCFGHLCASEALRIRNSFQPISTEGPETKI, from the exons ATGAAACTCGATGTCAGCTTCCAAAGGAAGAAG AGTGAAGATTCAGATGAAGAAGACCTTTGTGCCATCAGTGACAAATGGAGATTCCAAAGACTCAGCCGTCAATGGTCTCGGGTAGATGACATTGATTCGCTGTTTGGGCGATCGGAGAGACTCGGTTCATCCGGGGAAATGAAAAACACGACTAGCAGCGAGAGTGTCTTGACTGATCTCAGTGAACCAGAAATATGTTCTATCCACAGTGGAAGTAGTGGTGGGAGTGACTGCAGGTGTTCCTATGTTGGCAATAGTGCTTCCAGGGAGACATTTGAGTGTGCGGACACAATGTGTATTCATGATTCCAATTCAATGACCATATTACCTCCATGGCCAAAAGATTGTCCAGATGGTAAACTGAATGGCAAGAACGAAAAGCCTGCACacactaaaacaaaaacatttttaaaatgcatggGGACTCTTAGATCTAAAGGAACTTATGGTAAATCTAAAGGCCTTCAAAGAACTGGAGCTATAATAATTAGTGAGCCCATTCTGCAACTGGAGCCTGACCCACTTAAAACTAATACGCAACTGGATCCCGACCCTCTTAAAACAATGAGCTGTGTTGGCAATGGCCAAGTGAAAGACTCCGCTATGAACTTTACAACAACTGGAATTCTAGATTCAGTATCTGAAATTAAAGCCTGCACTGAGAGCACTTCTTTCTTAGAAGAAATTCCAGCTCCTGAGTCCAACAAGCGAGGAGGTATGTATCTAGAGGACATTGACGTCTTTACAGATTTGGGGACATCAAAAGCTGGTCATAATCACAACCATAATTTCCATTCACAAGAAGACCTGGTTGTACATATTCCAAAGGACCACAAGCCTGGAACCTTTCCAAAAGCACTTTCTATTGAAAGCCTTTCTCCGATAGAGAGTTTCTATGGTGTCAACTGGCGGAGTGCAGGTATTTCTCTTAGCAGGCAAAAAGGTATTCGTGCTAAGGAACCAAGAATTATGTCTTCAAGGTGCTCCAGAGGTAGCAGACTTAGTGTTTATGATAATGTGCCCGGATCTCATTTGTATGCCAGCACTGGGGATCTCATGGATTTAGAAAGAGATGATTTATTTCCTCATTTAGATGATGTCTTGCAGCACATTAATGGACTTCAACAGTCTGTATACCACTGGTCAAAAGACATAATGCCAGACCTTCAAGATGACAATTTGTCGGTTGGGGAGTCTGGAACCTCAACTTTTCATTCACCTAACCCAATGAGCTTGGACTTTGAAGGCAATTCTATTTCTGATGGTAGGACTACCCCAAGTGACATGGAGAGAGATGCTGCTTCGCTTAATGAATCTGATACTACTGGAACCAGAGAGAGAAGGGATTCTGGGGTTGGAGCCTCACTTACAAGAACAAACAG GCGTCTACGGTGGAGCAGTTTTCATATCTCCCATCAGCAAAGTGGCTCAGTGGCATCACTTCAGATTAGCAATCAGTCAGCAGGTCAGCTCAATCTGCTGCAGAAATTCTCTTTGCTACGCCTGACGGCTATCATGGAGAGATATTCACTGTCAAACAAGCACGGATGGACATG GTCTGTGCCAAAGTTTATGAAGAGGATGAAGGGGCCGGATTACAAGGATAAGAATATTTTTGGTGTGCCTTTGATGGTTCATGTGCAGAGAACTGGGCAGCCTCTACCCCAGAACATCCAGCAAGCGTTACGTTTCCTCCGCGGTCACTGCCTCGATCAG gTTGGTTTGTTTAGAAAGTCGGGCGTTAAATCTCGAATCCAGGCTCTACGCCAGATGAACGAAACATCGCCAGAGAATGTAAACTATGAAGATCAGTGCGCCTACGACGTGGCAGATATGATCAAACAGTTCTTCAGAGATCTCCCCGAACCTCTTCTCACCAGTAAATTAGGGGAGACCTTTCTCCATATTTACCAGT ATGTCCCGAAAGACCAGAGGCTCCAGGCTGTGCAGTCGGCTATCATGCTGATGTCTGATGAAAACCGTGAGGTCCTACAAACCCTGCTGTGCTTCCTCAGTGATGTCACCTCGGTGGAAGAGAATCAGATGACCCCGATGAATCTAGCTGTATGTTTGGCACCATCTCTCTTCCATCTCAATTTATTGAAGAAGGACAACTCCCCAAG AGCaatacagaaaaaatatgcaACAGGGAGACCTGATCAGAAGGACCTAAATGAAAATTTTGCAGCTACACAGGGTCTGGCACACATGATCATGGAGTGCAACAGGTTATTTGAG ATTCCACATAAAGTCATAGCCCAGTCTTCCAATTCCTATGTAGAAGCCAATGTGCATGTCCAAACAATGGAGGAACTAGGAAAGCAACTGGAAGAGGAAGGAGGCAATGTGAGCACGTACTTTGAGAGTACAATTCAGGGCCTTCAGAAGGAAGCTAAGGAGAAGTTTAAGGGATGGATTTCCCTCTCCAGCGCAGAGAACACTGACCTTGCTTACAAAAAG GTTGGGGATGGAAATCCTTTGAGATCGTGGAAGGTGTCAGTGGAAGTGGAGGCTCCACCATCTGTGGTTCTCAATCACATTTTAAGAGAACGACAGCTCTGGGATGATGACTTCTTGCAGTCGAAAGTGGTAGAGACTTTAGATAACCAAACAGAGGTGTACCAGTACGTGTTGAACTGCATGGCTCCACACCCTTCCAGAGACTTTGTCGTTTTAAG GTCCTGGAGAACAGACTTGCCAAAAGGAATCTGCGCTCTGGCAGCCGTATCAGTAGAGCACGATGAGGCCAATCTCATAGGAGGAGTGAGAGCAGCAGTTCTGGATACTCGGTTCTTGATTGAACCCTGTGGCTCTGGCAAATCAAAGCTGACACATATCTGCAGAGTTGATCTCAA aggCCATTCTCCTGAGTGGTACAATAAATGTTTCGGACATCTCTGTGCGTCGGAGGCTTTAAGGATCCGAAATTCTTTCCAGCCAATTTCCACGGAAGGCCCTGAAACCAAAATCTGA